From a single Collibacillus ludicampi genomic region:
- a CDS encoding vWA domain-containing protein yields the protein MRGAHEIRQILLITDGCSNQGGDPVQIARMGKNYGVTVNVIGILNSGSSRWQGEREVYGIAEASGGMCRIVEIQELAGTMQMMTQQSMQMAIQRVVDRELLAILGGETNTLPPQKRIEVARLIQKVSDEVFLRLVLLLDVSASMDSKLPKVREAIHDLALSLDARAGEHEVAILTYPGTRGQLVTRVCDFCSFPDLNGLMNRLSAYGVTPTGPALQEAFHLFAETAGGIVRSSEESLMREDGKHGFFSSYIV from the coding sequence ATGCGGGGAGCACATGAGATTCGACAAATTCTTTTGATAACAGACGGATGTTCCAATCAAGGGGGGGATCCTGTACAAATCGCACGAATGGGCAAGAATTATGGGGTCACTGTGAATGTCATCGGCATCCTAAACAGTGGATCATCCAGATGGCAAGGGGAGCGTGAAGTGTACGGAATCGCGGAAGCAAGTGGAGGCATGTGCCGGATTGTCGAGATACAAGAATTGGCCGGTACCATGCAGATGATGACTCAACAATCGATGCAAATGGCCATTCAGCGAGTCGTGGACAGGGAACTGCTTGCAATCTTAGGCGGAGAGACAAACACCTTACCTCCGCAAAAGCGAATTGAGGTCGCTCGTCTGATCCAAAAAGTGAGCGATGAAGTGTTTCTTCGTCTCGTACTTCTGCTTGATGTTTCCGCATCGATGGACAGCAAATTACCAAAAGTCAGGGAAGCGATACATGATCTCGCCTTAAGTCTAGATGCGCGCGCGGGAGAGCACGAAGTAGCGATTCTCACGTATCCGGGAACGCGAGGTCAATTGGTTACCCGGGTGTGTGACTTCTGTTCGTTCCCTGATCTGAATGGCTTGATGAATCGCTTGTCAGCGTATGGAGTCACACCGACCGGTCCGGCCTTGCAGGAAGCCTTCCATCTGTTTGCCGAAACTGCCGGTGGAATCGTGCGTAGTAGTGAAGAGTCCCTGATGCGGGAGGATGGAAAACATGGGTTTTTCTCATCCTATATCGTTTAA
- a CDS encoding protein kinase domain-containing protein: MQKNGSLSVGALILQLLSFLAHIHEHQVVFGDLKAENLLVHPQKGILRVIDFGGVTPFGKGIRQYTAWYDRAHWGMGARRADEAYDLFAVAMLMLRLCKPGLDMGLFVSADVSLRWKELMTRAQRSPEISIWGPILERAWAGKYKNAWMMHRDVERIQKRIMMEQSPARRNRTNAFSFMPSERSFFQRWDMTDWALLVAILFTLSVFVHVFVTF, translated from the coding sequence TTGCAGAAGAACGGTTCGCTCTCGGTTGGGGCTTTGATTTTGCAGCTTCTCTCCTTTCTTGCCCACATCCACGAGCATCAGGTGGTGTTTGGCGATTTGAAGGCGGAAAACTTGCTTGTTCATCCGCAAAAGGGAATCTTGCGCGTCATTGATTTCGGGGGAGTCACTCCGTTCGGAAAAGGAATCAGACAATATACCGCATGGTATGACCGGGCGCATTGGGGGATGGGTGCACGGCGAGCGGACGAGGCGTACGATTTGTTTGCGGTTGCGATGTTAATGCTACGTTTATGTAAGCCGGGCCTTGATATGGGATTGTTCGTTTCTGCTGATGTATCCCTCCGATGGAAAGAACTGATGACGAGAGCCCAACGATCGCCGGAGATCTCCATCTGGGGGCCGATTCTTGAACGAGCATGGGCAGGTAAGTATAAAAATGCATGGATGATGCATCGTGATGTGGAGCGGATCCAGAAAAGGATCATGATGGAACAATCGCCTGCCCGAAGGAACCGGACGAACGCTTTCTCATTCATGCCATCAGAGCGCTCCTTCTTTCAACGATGGGATATGACCGATTGGGCGTTGCTTGTCGCTATTCTTTTCACATTGTCTGTGTTTGTTCACGTTTTTGTAACCTTCTAG
- a CDS encoding threonine/serine exporter family protein: MSGHMRESLHDLETTIRICLQAGNLMLKNGAETSRIEETITRLGLACGANHVHSFVTPTGIFITVHSNAGVVSRVYRIMGSPGINLYKVAEVNALSRRFEQGECTADEVIERLQRIEREGTVFPCWVTYLAAAISSGGFTIMFGGSWQDFLPGACAGWVANTLMENLDPRMPRFLAVFFCAFVSSLLSMIFVLIGFGKNIDKVILGGVVPLVPGLAITNAVRDLMAGDLLSGLARSAETVLTAFAIAVAVAIVIVMRMWGFTI, translated from the coding sequence GTGTCTGGACACATGAGAGAATCCTTACATGATTTAGAAACTACGATTCGAATCTGTCTGCAAGCGGGCAATCTGATGTTGAAAAATGGAGCGGAGACATCGCGCATCGAAGAAACGATCACCCGTCTGGGACTGGCATGTGGTGCAAATCACGTACATAGTTTTGTGACTCCAACGGGAATCTTTATCACTGTACATTCAAATGCGGGTGTGGTCTCAAGGGTGTATCGAATTATGGGATCCCCGGGGATCAATCTGTACAAAGTCGCCGAGGTGAATGCCCTATCCCGCCGTTTTGAACAAGGGGAGTGTACGGCTGACGAGGTGATCGAACGACTGCAAAGGATCGAAAGAGAAGGGACTGTTTTTCCGTGTTGGGTAACATATCTTGCAGCTGCCATATCCAGCGGAGGGTTTACCATAATGTTTGGCGGTTCGTGGCAGGATTTTCTACCGGGCGCTTGTGCAGGTTGGGTAGCTAACACGCTCATGGAAAACTTGGATCCGCGGATGCCCCGGTTTCTCGCCGTATTTTTTTGCGCATTTGTAAGCAGCCTACTGTCGATGATCTTTGTATTGATCGGTTTTGGCAAGAATATCGATAAAGTGATACTTGGCGGGGTGGTACCCTTGGTACCTGGACTCGCGATAACGAATGCGGTGAGGGACTTAATGGCGGGTGATCTTCTATCGGGTCTGGCGCGTTCGGCGGAAACCGTGCTCACCGCTTTTGCCATTGCAGTGGCGGTGGCCATTGTCATCGTCATGCGAATGTGGGGGTTTACGATATGA
- a CDS encoding threonine/serine exporter family protein: protein MIRLAMAFLATTSYAVIYNVPRRALIPAGFVGAIAWLVLVGSQRLFGFNVVAASFCAALVVAVSSELLARIQRIPATVYSFAGIVTLVPGTSAFATMRAFIEGDYFTGLSRGTETMLIAGAVASGLVLAGAFMRWGRRGRYALESQMHD from the coding sequence ATGATTCGTTTGGCAATGGCCTTTTTGGCAACTACTTCGTATGCGGTGATTTACAATGTTCCACGGCGAGCTTTGATTCCCGCAGGGTTTGTCGGTGCCATCGCCTGGTTGGTTCTCGTTGGTTCTCAACGATTGTTCGGTTTTAATGTAGTCGCAGCTTCTTTTTGCGCCGCTTTGGTTGTGGCTGTGAGCAGCGAACTGTTGGCACGTATTCAGCGGATTCCGGCAACGGTGTACTCTTTTGCCGGCATCGTAACCCTGGTTCCGGGAACCAGCGCGTTCGCTACCATGCGGGCGTTTATCGAAGGGGATTATTTTACCGGCCTTTCTCGCGGTACGGAAACGATGCTGATCGCCGGAGCGGTCGCATCGGGGCTCGTGTTGGCAGGTGCTTTTATGCGTTGGGGAAGGAGGGGGCGCTATGCTCTCGAAAGTCAAATGCACGATTGA
- the tilS gene encoding tRNA lysidine(34) synthetase TilS, translated as MLSKVKCTIEEHQLLASGDHVLVAVSGGPDSMVLLSLLKQLAAELSLTLAVGHVEHGLRGEESRADAAFVKEYAEKLNLPVHIGSFDVPSVAREKGLSFEVAAREVRYKYLWETAQSIGANTIAFAHHANDQVETILMRFLRGTSLTGLTGIPISREMEGIRIIRPLLYIWRDEIESYCRKEGISYRTDSSNMSVIYFRNKIRLNLLPHLEHEYNKNIHKTIYQLGEILRDEDAYMEQEAAKALERVALERKPGRYTLDNDAIRMLPIALQRRVIKLILYYLSGHTREWESVHIEGIRKLIQSDAPNAEMDLAHHMRVYREYRLIHIACQEDQRLKLSQEVSLAIPGDTDIPELGIRVKARVIDGAHAKPDSRWEARFDFDELGGHPLFVRTRREGDIIRPYGMSGTKKIKDLFIEAKVPRRERDRWPLLIWKDQIEWVIGIRRGRGAVVTPNTRRTLCIRVTLSRG; from the coding sequence ATGCTCTCGAAAGTCAAATGCACGATTGAAGAGCACCAGCTGCTTGCCTCCGGTGATCATGTCCTCGTGGCTGTCTCAGGCGGACCTGATTCCATGGTACTTCTATCCCTGTTGAAACAGTTGGCAGCAGAACTTTCCCTTACGTTGGCGGTTGGGCATGTGGAACACGGACTGCGAGGGGAAGAATCACGGGCAGATGCGGCTTTTGTCAAGGAGTATGCGGAAAAGCTGAATCTTCCCGTACATATTGGCAGCTTTGACGTTCCTTCAGTGGCGAGGGAAAAAGGATTGTCTTTCGAAGTAGCGGCCCGTGAGGTGCGTTACAAATATTTATGGGAAACTGCTCAATCGATCGGCGCGAATACCATTGCATTCGCCCATCATGCGAATGATCAAGTGGAGACGATCCTCATGCGTTTTTTGCGGGGAACGTCGCTGACCGGGCTAACGGGGATTCCGATCAGTCGTGAAATGGAAGGAATAAGGATCATCCGCCCGCTCTTATACATATGGAGAGACGAAATCGAATCCTATTGCCGGAAAGAGGGGATATCGTACCGCACAGACTCATCGAATATGTCTGTAATATATTTCCGCAATAAGATTCGCCTGAATCTGCTACCTCATTTGGAACATGAATATAATAAGAATATACACAAAACCATCTATCAGCTTGGAGAAATCTTGCGTGATGAAGATGCGTATATGGAACAAGAGGCCGCCAAGGCGTTGGAACGAGTTGCACTGGAAAGAAAACCTGGACGGTACACCCTTGACAATGACGCGATCCGGATGCTTCCGATTGCTTTACAACGACGTGTAATTAAACTAATATTATATTATCTGTCCGGACATACCAGGGAGTGGGAATCAGTTCATATTGAAGGAATTCGGAAACTGATTCAAAGTGATGCGCCAAATGCGGAGATGGATTTGGCACATCACATGCGGGTATATAGGGAATACCGCCTGATACATATCGCCTGCCAAGAAGATCAACGTTTGAAGCTTTCACAGGAGGTTTCACTTGCAATTCCCGGTGACACCGATATTCCAGAGTTGGGGATTCGTGTGAAAGCTCGAGTGATCGACGGGGCACACGCGAAACCGGACAGTCGATGGGAAGCGCGGTTTGATTTTGACGAGTTGGGAGGCCATCCTCTCTTCGTGCGTACACGTAGGGAAGGGGATATCATCCGGCCTTATGGGATGTCGGGCACGAAAAAGATCAAAGATTTGTTCATTGAAGCGAAAGTCCCGCGAAGGGAGCGTGACCGATGGCCACTTCTCATATGGAAAGATCAAATCGAATGGGTAATTGGAATCCGAAGGGGCAGGGGGGCTGTCGTGACCCCGAATACCCGACGAACCTTATGCATTCGTGTGACACTATCTAGGGGGTAG
- the hpt gene encoding hypoxanthine phosphoribosyltransferase: MQNDMQEILFSEEMIQEKVKELGEVISREYEGKNPLVICILKGAVMFMSDLVKRITIPLEMDFMAVSSYGSSTKSSGVVRILKDLDTSVEGRHVLIVEDVIDSGLTLSYLRDSLLQRKAESVRIVTLFDKPHRRTIDIRPDFYGFTVPDKFIVGYGLDFAEKYRNLPYVGVLKPEVYQNK; this comes from the coding sequence ATGCAGAACGATATGCAGGAAATTTTGTTCTCTGAGGAGATGATCCAAGAGAAGGTTAAAGAGCTTGGAGAAGTGATCTCCCGTGAATATGAAGGAAAAAATCCGCTTGTTATATGCATTCTCAAAGGCGCTGTCATGTTTATGAGCGACTTGGTGAAAAGAATCACCATTCCGTTGGAAATGGACTTCATGGCGGTATCCAGCTACGGATCATCGACCAAATCCTCTGGGGTGGTGCGCATCCTTAAAGATTTGGATACAAGTGTGGAAGGCCGCCATGTCTTGATTGTAGAAGATGTAATCGACAGTGGATTGACGCTTTCTTATCTCCGCGATTCCCTTTTGCAGCGCAAAGCCGAGTCTGTAAGAATCGTGACGTTATTTGATAAACCTCACCGTCGCACCATAGACATCCGTCCGGATTTTTATGGGTTCACCGTTCCGGATAAATTCATTGTCGGGTATGGGCTAGATTTTGCGGAGAAATACCGCAACCTGCCTTATGTCGGTGTCTTGAAACCTGAGGTCTATCAAAACAAGTAA